A portion of the Fusobacterium nucleatum genome contains these proteins:
- the purN gene encoding phosphoribosylglycinamide formyltransferase, translating into MFKIIVLVSGSGTNMLQLIKNDVKIDCIIADRECKAKNIADEYKIDFVLLNRDKEISKNLLKIFEKRKPDLIVLAGFLSILDGEILEKYKNKIINIHPSLLPKYGGKGMYGLKVHQAVFENGDKESGCTVHYVTSNVDAGEIIAQDKVDISMAKSPEEIQKIVLEREWKLLPRVVKQLIK; encoded by the coding sequence ATGTTTAAAATAATAGTGTTAGTATCTGGTAGTGGAACTAATATGTTGCAACTGATAAAAAATGATGTAAAAATAGATTGTATAATTGCTGATAGAGAATGTAAGGCAAAAAATATTGCAGATGAATATAAGATTGATTTTGTTCTTTTAAATAGAGATAAAGAAATTTCTAAAAATTTATTAAAAATATTTGAAAAAAGAAAACCTGATTTAATTGTATTGGCAGGATTTTTATCTATATTAGATGGAGAAATTTTAGAAAAATATAAGAATAAAATTATAAATATACACCCCTCATTACTTCCAAAATATGGAGGGAAAGGAATGTATGGTTTAAAAGTTCATCAAGCAGTATTTGAAAATGGAGATAAAGAAAGTGGTTGTACAGTACATTATGTAACTTCAAATGTTGATGCTGGTGAAATCATTGCACAAGATAAAGTTGATATCAGTATGGCAAAATCTCCTGAAGAAATACAAAAAATAGTCTTAGAAAGAGAATGGAAATTATTACCAAGAGTTGTAAAGCAGTTAATTAAATAA
- the purM gene encoding phosphoribosylformylglycinamidine cyclo-ligase, with amino-acid sequence MINSYKDSGVDKEEGYKAVELMKKNVLKTHNKSVLTNLGSFGAMYELGQYKNPVLISGTDGVGTKLEIAMKQKKYDTVGIDCVAMCVNDVLCHGAKPLFFLDYLACGKLDAEVAAQLVSGVTEGCLQSYAALVGGETAEMPGFYKEGDYDIAGFCVGIVEKEDLIDGSKVKEGNKIIAVASSGFHSNGYSLVRKVFTDYNEKIFLKEYGENVTMGDVLLTPTKIYVKPILKVLEKFNVNGMAHITGGGLFENLPRCMGKNLSPVVFKDKVRVPEIFKLIAERSKIKEEELFGTFNMGVGFTLVVEEKDVETIIELLTSLGETAYEIGHIEKGDHSLCLK; translated from the coding sequence ATGATAAATTCTTATAAAGATTCAGGTGTTGATAAAGAAGAAGGATACAAAGCAGTTGAATTAATGAAGAAAAATGTTTTGAAAACTCATAATAAATCTGTTCTAACAAATTTAGGTAGCTTTGGAGCTATGTATGAATTAGGACAATATAAAAATCCTGTTTTAATTTCTGGAACTGATGGGGTTGGAACAAAATTAGAAATTGCTATGAAGCAAAAAAAATATGATACAGTTGGAATAGACTGTGTTGCTATGTGTGTAAATGATGTATTATGTCACGGAGCTAAACCATTATTTTTCTTAGATTATTTAGCTTGTGGAAAACTTGATGCAGAAGTTGCTGCACAATTAGTTTCAGGAGTTACAGAAGGTTGTTTACAATCTTATGCAGCTTTAGTAGGGGGAGAAACTGCTGAAATGCCAGGTTTTTATAAAGAAGGTGACTATGATATAGCAGGCTTCTGTGTTGGAATAGTTGAAAAAGAAGATTTAATAGATGGTTCAAAAGTTAAAGAAGGAAATAAGATAATAGCAGTAGCTTCAAGTGGTTTTCATAGCAATGGATATTCATTAGTAAGAAAAGTATTTACTGACTATAATGAAAAAATCTTTTTGAAAGAATATGGAGAAAATGTAACTATGGGAGATGTTTTATTAACTCCTACAAAAATTTATGTAAAACCTATATTAAAAGTTTTAGAAAAATTTAATGTAAATGGTATGGCACATATAACAGGTGGAGGTTTATTTGAAAATTTACCTCGTTGTATGGGAAAAAATTTATCTCCAGTTGTATTTAAAGATAAGGTAAGAGTTCCTGAAATATTTAAGTTAATTGCTGAAAGAAGTAAAATAAAGGAAGAAGAATTATTTGGAACTTTCAATATGGGAGTAGGTTTTACTTTAGTAGTAGAAGAAAAAGATGTTGAAACTATCATTGAATTATTAACTTCATTAGGAGAAACAGCTTATGAAATAGGGCATATTGAAAAAGGAGATCATTCTTTATGTTTAAAATAA
- the purF gene encoding amidophosphoribosyltransferase: MGILALHSKKVRNDLVGIAYYGMYALQHRGQAGAGYTICDSKTNNEVRIKTIKNVGLVSDVFKVEDFQKFIGTILIAHTRYGSKNTVSSRNCQPVGGESAMGYISLVHNGDISNQAELKQELLNNGSLFQTAIDTEIILKLLSINGKYGYKEAVLKTVKKLKGCFTLGIIINDKLIGVRDPEGLRPLCLGRIVENDMYVLASETCALDAIGAEFVRDIEAGEMVVIDDNGVESIKYKESSKKASSFEYIYFGRPDSVIDGISVYDFRHQTGKCLYEQNPIEADIVIGVPDSGVPAAIGYSEASGIPYSAALLKNKYVGRTFIAPVQELRERAVKVKLNPIKELIKGKRVVVIDDSIVRGTTSKKLIDILFEAGAKEVHFRSASPVVIEESYFGVNIDPNNKLMGSYMSIEEIRKVIGATTLDYLSLKNLKKILNGGEDFYMGCFKEDE, from the coding sequence ATGGGAATATTAGCTTTACATTCAAAAAAAGTTAGAAATGATTTAGTGGGAATCGCATATTATGGAATGTATGCTTTACAACATAGAGGACAAGCAGGAGCAGGATATACTATCTGTGACTCTAAAACTAATAATGAAGTAAGAATAAAAACTATTAAAAATGTAGGACTTGTATCAGATGTATTTAAAGTTGAAGATTTTCAAAAATTTATTGGAACTATCTTAATAGCTCATACAAGATATGGTAGTAAAAATACAGTTTCTTCAAGAAATTGTCAACCTGTTGGTGGAGAATCTGCTATGGGTTATATATCTCTTGTACATAATGGTGACATATCAAATCAAGCTGAATTGAAACAAGAATTATTAAACAATGGTTCTTTATTCCAAACAGCAATAGATACTGAAATTATACTAAAACTTTTAAGTATCAATGGTAAATATGGTTATAAAGAAGCAGTTTTAAAAACAGTTAAAAAATTAAAAGGTTGTTTTACTCTTGGAATAATAATAAATGATAAACTTATAGGAGTTCGTGATCCTGAAGGATTAAGACCATTATGTCTAGGTAGAATAGTTGAAAATGATATGTATGTTCTGGCTTCTGAAACTTGTGCATTAGATGCTATTGGTGCAGAATTTGTGAGAGATATAGAAGCAGGAGAAATGGTAGTTATAGATGACAATGGAGTGGAAAGCATAAAATATAAGGAAAGTAGTAAAAAAGCAAGTTCATTTGAATATATTTATTTTGGAAGACCAGATAGTGTTATAGATGGAATTAGTGTTTACGATTTTAGACATCAAACGGGAAAATGCTTATATGAACAAAATCCGATAGAAGCTGATATTGTTATTGGTGTTCCTGATTCAGGTGTTCCAGCAGCAATAGGATATTCTGAAGCAAGTGGAATACCCTATTCAGCAGCACTTTTAAAAAATAAATATGTAGGTAGAACATTTATTGCTCCTGTACAAGAATTGAGAGAGAGAGCAGTAAAAGTTAAATTGAATCCTATTAAAGAATTAATTAAGGGAAAAAGAGTTGTAGTTATAGATGACTCTATTGTTCGTGGAACAACTTCTAAAAAATTAATAGATATTTTATTTGAAGCAGGAGCAAAAGAAGTTCACTTTAGATCAGCTTCACCAGTTGTTATTGAAGAATCATATTTTGGAGTAAATATAGATCCTAATAATAAGTTAATGGGAAGCTATATGAGTATTGAAGAAATTAGAAAAGTAATAGGAGCAACAACATTGGACTATCTTTCATTAAAAAATTTAAAGAAAATTTTAAATGGTGGAGAAGATTTTTATATGGGTTGCTTTAAGGAGGATGAATAA
- the purC gene encoding phosphoribosylaminoimidazolesuccinocarboxamide synthase encodes MEKGKFIYEGKAKQLYETDDKDLVIVHYKDDATAGNGAKKGTIHNKGIMNNEITALIFNMLEEHGIKTHFVKKLNDRDQLCQRVKIFPLEVIVRNIIAGSMAKRVGIKEGTKISNTIFEICYKNDEYGDPLINDHHAVAMGLATYDELKEIYDITGKINNLLKEKFDNIGITLVDFKIEFGKNSKGEILLADEITPDTCRLWDKKTGEKLDKDRFRRDLGNIEEAYIEVVKRLTEKK; translated from the coding sequence ATGGAAAAAGGAAAATTTATTTATGAAGGAAAAGCAAAACAATTATATGAAACTGATGATAAGGATTTAGTTATTGTTCACTATAAAGATGATGCAACAGCAGGAAATGGAGCAAAAAAAGGAACTATTCACAATAAGGGGATAATGAATAATGAAATAACAGCTCTAATATTTAATATGTTAGAAGAACATGGAATAAAAACTCATTTTGTAAAAAAGTTAAATGATAGAGATCAATTATGTCAAAGAGTAAAAATATTTCCTCTTGAAGTAATAGTTAGAAATATAATAGCTGGTTCTATGGCTAAAAGAGTTGGAATAAAAGAAGGAACTAAAATAAGTAATACTATATTTGAAATTTGTTATAAAAATGATGAATATGGAGATCCTTTAATAAATGACCATCATGCAGTAGCAATGGGACTTGCAACTTATGATGAATTAAAAGAAATTTATGATATAACTGGAAAAATTAATAATCTTTTAAAAGAAAAATTTGATAATATTGGAATAACATTAGTAGATTTTAAAATTGAATTTGGTAAAAATTCTAAGGGTGAAATTTTACTTGCTGATGAAATTACTCCTGATACTTGTAGATTATGGGATAAGAAAACAGGAGAAAAATTAGATAAAGATAGATTCAGAAGAGATTTAGGAAACATAGAAGAAGCATATATAGAAGTAGTTAAAAGATTAACTGAAAAGAAATAA
- the purE gene encoding 5-(carboxyamino)imidazole ribonucleotide mutase, producing MKVGIIFGSKSDVDVMKGAADCLKKFGIEYSAHVLSAHRVPELLEETLEKFEKEDYGVIIAGAGLAAHLPGVIASKTVLPVIGVPIKAAVEGLDALFSIVQMPKSIPVATVAINNSYNAGMLAVEILAVGNKELRAKLLEFRKEMKEDFKKNIYMEL from the coding sequence ATGAAAGTAGGAATTATATTTGGTAGTAAATCAGATGTTGATGTAATGAAGGGAGCAGCAGACTGTTTAAAAAAGTTTGGGATAGAGTATTCTGCACATGTTTTATCTGCACATAGAGTTCCAGAACTTTTAGAAGAAACTTTGGAAAAATTTGAAAAAGAAGACTATGGAGTTATCATTGCTGGAGCAGGACTTGCAGCACATTTACCAGGAGTTATTGCTTCAAAAACTGTTTTACCTGTGATTGGAGTACCTATAAAAGCAGCAGTAGAAGGTTTAGATGCACTATTTTCAATAGTACAAATGCCTAAATCAATTCCTGTTGCAACTGTGGCAATTAATAATTCATATAATGCAGGAATGTTAGCAGTAGAAATATTAGCAGTTGGAAATAAAGAATTAAGAGCAAAACTTTTAGAGTTTAGAAAAGAAATGAAAGAAGATTTCAAAAAAAATATATATATGGAATTGTAA
- a CDS encoding phosphoribosylformylglycinamidine synthase, whose translation MSNLRFFVEKKKGFDLDAKRLEKQFREELGVNVRDLRLINCYDIFNLNDNKEDIEKIKKMILSEPVTDTITTELDLKGKKYFAVEFLPGQFDQRADSALQCIDIVSSEKQNADILTSRIIILNNELSDEELNKIKKFYINPIEMREKDLSVLKKEEILFNSEVITYDNFILFDDVDLEKIRTDLGLSMSFEDLKFIQGHYKEIGRNPTETEIKVLDTYWSDHCRHTTFETKINKVTFPDSEFGKQMEKEFNDYLKLKEDVSKKRDVSLMDMATIVAKYLKKEGKLDNLEVSEENNACSVYVDVEVEDFEGKKAIEKWLLMFKNETHNHPTEIEPFGGASTCLGGAIRDPLSGRAYVYQAIRVTGSGNPLETVEETLKGKLFQKKITTGAASGYASYGNQIGIATSLVSEIYHDGYKAKRMEVGAVVAAAPVENVVRKSPVPTDSIIIIGGKTGRDGCGGATGSSKEHNDKSLLLCGAEVQKGNAPEERKIQRLFRNPNATKLIKKCNDFGAGGVSVAIGELADGVEVNLDLVPVKYEGLNGTELAISESQERMAVIVSKEDTEKFLKYVDEENLLGTVVGYVTDKNRLTLNWKGKAIVDISRDFLNTNGVQQNIDIEVRDYENENVFEKFKTSDSSLEKKWLHNIKKLNVVSQKGLVEMFDSSVGAGTILAPFGGKYQMTPTDVSIMKFPVLNKNTNTASAITWGFNPYISEWSTYHGAIYAVVESLAKLVAAGVDYKTARLSFQEYFEKLGKDSYKWSKPFLALLGAMKVQKDFDVAAIGGKDSMSGTFNDISVPPTLISFAVSTVNVTDVISTEFKKAKNKIYLVENKINEKDFLFDSQELKENFHFILKNIKDKKIVSAMVVKIGGLAEVLSKMSFGNRLGFEINNKNVDLFSLKPASILIETTEELSYKNAIYLGEVTDKFEGKVNGENINLEEVEATWLNKLKPIFPYKLEEKIETYDIKNKISEKKIYKSSITIAKPRVVIAAFPGTNSEYDMYNRFNENGGEAKITLLRNLTQKHLTESVDEMCKDLRNSQIFVLPGGFSAGDEPDGSGKFMAAVLQNPKLMNEIKAFLDRDGLILGVCNGFQALVKSGLLPYGEIGNVHENSPTLTFNKIGRHISQIVKTKIVTNNSPWLSSFEIGETFDIPVSHGEGRFYASDGVLKQLFENGQIATQYVDFDLEATNEFRFNPNGSSFAIEGIISPDGKIFGKMGHSERYSKDTFKNIDGNKNQNLILNGIKYFK comes from the coding sequence ATGTCAAATTTAAGATTTTTTGTTGAAAAGAAAAAAGGTTTTGATTTAGATGCAAAAAGATTAGAAAAACAGTTTAGAGAAGAATTAGGAGTAAATGTTAGAGATTTAAGACTAATAAACTGTTATGATATTTTTAATCTTAATGATAACAAAGAAGATATTGAAAAAATTAAAAAAATGATATTGTCAGAACCTGTTACAGATACTATCACAACAGAATTAGATTTAAAAGGAAAAAAGTATTTTGCTGTTGAGTTTTTACCAGGACAGTTTGACCAAAGAGCAGACTCAGCTTTACAATGTATTGATATAGTATCAAGTGAAAAACAAAATGCAGATATATTAACTTCAAGAATCATTATATTAAATAATGAGCTTAGTGATGAAGAATTAAATAAAATCAAGAAATTCTATATTAACCCTATTGAAATGAGAGAAAAAGATTTATCTGTATTAAAGAAAGAAGAAATCTTGTTTAATTCAGAAGTTATTACTTATGATAATTTTATTTTATTTGATGATGTTGACTTAGAAAAAATAAGAACAGATTTAGGACTTTCTATGTCTTTTGAAGATTTAAAATTTATTCAAGGCCACTATAAAGAGATAGGAAGAAATCCTACTGAAACAGAAATAAAAGTTTTGGATACTTATTGGTCTGACCATTGTAGACATACAACATTTGAAACAAAGATAAATAAAGTTACATTTCCTGACTCGGAGTTTGGAAAACAAATGGAAAAAGAATTCAATGATTATTTAAAATTAAAAGAAGATGTATCTAAGAAAAGAGATGTTTCTTTAATGGATATGGCAACAATAGTTGCAAAATATTTAAAGAAAGAAGGAAAGTTAGATAATTTAGAAGTTTCAGAAGAAAATAATGCTTGTTCTGTCTATGTAGATGTTGAAGTAGAAGACTTTGAAGGAAAGAAAGCTATTGAAAAATGGTTATTGATGTTTAAAAATGAAACTCATAATCACCCAACTGAAATAGAGCCATTTGGTGGAGCTTCAACTTGTTTAGGGGGAGCAATAAGGGATCCATTATCCGGTAGAGCTTATGTATATCAAGCAATAAGAGTTACAGGTTCTGGAAATCCACTTGAAACTGTTGAAGAAACTTTAAAAGGAAAATTATTTCAAAAGAAAATAACAACAGGAGCAGCTAGTGGATATGCTTCTTATGGAAACCAAATAGGAATTGCAACTTCATTGGTATCTGAAATTTATCATGATGGGTATAAGGCAAAAAGAATGGAAGTTGGAGCAGTTGTTGCTGCAGCACCTGTAGAAAATGTAGTTAGAAAATCTCCTGTACCTACTGATAGCATAATTATTATAGGTGGTAAAACAGGTAGAGATGGTTGTGGAGGAGCAACTGGTTCTTCTAAGGAACATAATGATAAATCACTTCTATTATGTGGAGCAGAAGTTCAAAAAGGTAATGCACCAGAAGAAAGAAAAATACAAAGATTATTTAGAAATCCAAATGCAACAAAACTTATTAAAAAATGTAATGACTTTGGAGCTGGTGGAGTTTCAGTTGCTATTGGAGAATTAGCAGATGGAGTTGAAGTAAACCTTGATTTAGTCCCTGTTAAATATGAAGGACTTAATGGAACAGAACTTGCTATATCTGAATCACAAGAAAGAATGGCAGTTATAGTTTCAAAAGAAGATACTGAAAAATTCTTAAAATATGTAGATGAAGAAAACTTACTTGGAACAGTAGTAGGTTATGTGACAGATAAAAATAGATTGACTTTAAATTGGAAAGGTAAAGCAATAGTTGATATTTCAAGAGATTTCTTAAATACTAATGGAGTACAACAAAATATAGATATAGAAGTTAGAGATTATGAAAACGAAAATGTTTTTGAAAAGTTTAAAACTTCTGATAGTAGTTTAGAAAAGAAATGGCTACATAATATTAAAAAATTAAATGTTGTTTCTCAAAAAGGATTAGTAGAAATGTTTGATTCTTCTGTTGGAGCAGGAACAATCTTAGCACCATTTGGTGGAAAATATCAAATGACTCCAACTGATGTTTCTATAATGAAATTTCCAGTTTTAAATAAAAATACAAACACTGCTTCTGCTATAACTTGGGGCTTTAATCCTTATATATCTGAATGGTCAACATACCATGGAGCTATCTATGCAGTTGTAGAATCATTAGCTAAATTAGTTGCAGCAGGAGTTGATTACAAAACAGCTAGACTTTCATTCCAAGAATACTTTGAAAAACTTGGAAAAGATTCATATAAATGGTCTAAACCATTCCTTGCACTACTTGGAGCTATGAAAGTACAAAAAGATTTTGATGTAGCAGCCATTGGTGGAAAAGATTCTATGAGTGGAACATTTAATGATATATCTGTACCACCTACATTAATTTCATTTGCAGTTAGTACTGTAAATGTAACTGATGTTATATCAACTGAATTTAAAAAAGCTAAAAATAAAATATATTTGGTTGAAAATAAAATTAATGAAAAAGATTTTTTATTTGATAGTCAAGAATTAAAAGAAAACTTTCACTTTATATTAAAAAATATAAAAGATAAAAAAATAGTATCTGCAATGGTTGTTAAAATTGGTGGACTTGCAGAGGTATTATCAAAAATGAGTTTTGGTAATAGATTAGGTTTTGAGATCAATAATAAAAATGTAGACTTATTTAGTTTAAAACCAGCTTCTATTTTGATTGAAACAACAGAAGAATTATCATATAAAAATGCCATCTATTTAGGTGAAGTTACAGATAAGTTTGAAGGAAAGGTAAATGGGGAAAATATTAATTTAGAAGAAGTTGAAGCAACTTGGTTAAATAAATTAAAGCCTATTTTTCCATATAAGTTAGAAGAAAAAATAGAGACTTATGATATTAAAAATAAAATATCTGAAAAGAAAATCTATAAATCATCTATAACTATTGCTAAGCCAAGAGTTGTTATAGCTGCTTTCCCAGGAACTAACTCTGAATATGATATGTATAACAGATTTAATGAAAACGGTGGAGAAGCAAAAATAACTTTACTTAGAAACTTAACACAAAAACATTTAACTGAATCAGTTGATGAAATGTGTAAAGATTTAAGAAATTCTCAAATATTTGTTTTACCAGGAGGATTTAGTGCTGGAGATGAGCCAGATGGTTCAGGTAAATTTATGGCAGCAGTTTTACAAAATCCTAAGCTTATGAATGAAATAAAAGCTTTCTTAGATAGAGATGGACTTATTTTAGGAGTATGTAATGGTTTCCAAGCCTTAGTTAAATCTGGTTTGTTGCCTTATGGAGAAATAGGAAATGTTCATGAAAATTCTCCTACTCTTACATTTAATAAGATAGGTAGACATATTTCTCAAATAGTAAAAACAAAAATAGTTACAAATAATTCTCCTTGGTTATCATCTTTTGAAATAGGTGAAACATTTGATATCCCAGTATCACATGGAGAGGGAAGATTCTATGCTAGTGATGGAGTACTAAAACAACTATTTGAAAATGGACAAATAGCAACTCAATATGTAGACTTTGATTTAGAGGCTACAAATGAATTTAGATTCAATCCTAATGGCTCTAGTTTTGCTATTGAAGGAATTATATCACCTGATGGTAAAATTTTTGGGAAAATGGGACACTCTGAAAGATATTCAAAAGATACATTTAAGAATATAGATGGTAATAAAAATCAAAACTTAATATTAAATGGAATAAAGTATTTTAAATAA
- the pssA gene encoding CDP-diacylglycerol--serine O-phosphatidyltransferase produces the protein MVKKKYIAPNLITAGNMFLGYLSITESIKNNFNMAIWFILLAMVCDGLDGKTARKLDAFSEFGKEFDSFCDAVSFGLAPSMLIYSILTKNVPGSPFIVPVSFLYALCGVMRLVKFNIINVASSEKGDFSGMPIPNAAAMVVSYIMICNVLETTFGLTIFNIRVFIAISVISAGLMVSTMPFKTPDKTFSFIPKKLALIIILGLLISMYWTLNYSVFIISYTYVLLNILTYFYKRFGSEEEKDEDELTEEFIEVDENEEKGE, from the coding sequence ATGGTTAAAAAGAAGTATATTGCTCCTAATCTTATTACAGCAGGAAATATGTTTTTAGGTTATTTAAGTATAACTGAATCAATAAAAAATAATTTTAATATGGCTATATGGTTTATTTTACTTGCTATGGTCTGTGATGGTTTAGATGGAAAGACAGCTAGAAAGCTAGATGCATTTAGTGAATTTGGGAAAGAATTTGATTCATTTTGTGATGCAGTTTCATTTGGACTAGCTCCATCAATGTTAATTTATTCAATATTAACAAAAAATGTTCCAGGAAGTCCATTTATAGTTCCAGTTTCATTTCTATATGCTCTTTGTGGAGTAATGAGATTAGTTAAATTTAATATTATCAATGTTGCTTCAAGTGAAAAGGGAGATTTTAGTGGAATGCCTATTCCTAATGCTGCTGCAATGGTGGTATCTTATATTATGATTTGTAATGTTTTAGAAACAACATTTGGCTTAACTATTTTTAATATAAGAGTTTTTATAGCAATTTCAGTAATATCAGCAGGACTAATGGTAAGTACAATGCCATTTAAAACACCTGATAAAACCTTCTCGTTTATTCCTAAAAAATTAGCTTTAATTATTATTTTAGGACTTTTGATTTCTATGTATTGGACATTAAATTATAGTGTATTTATTATTTCTTACACTTATGTTTTACTAAATATACTTACATATTTTTATAAAAGATTTGGAAGTGAAGAAGAAAAAGATGAAGATGAGCTAACAGAAGAGTTTATAGAAGTAGATGAAAATGAAGAAAAAGGTGAGTAA
- a CDS encoding glycosyltransferase family 9 protein — MFSQNDNINILVIRFKRIGDAILSLPLCHSLKLTFPNSKVDFVLYEDVAPLFEGHPYIDNVITITKEEQKNPFKYIKKVYNVTRKKYDIIIDIMSTPKSELFCMFSRKTPFRIGRYKKKRGFFYNYKMKEKESLNKVDKFLNQLLPPFEEVGFDVKKDYDFKFFAEKKEKEKYKQKMLETGVDFSKPVIAFSIYSRVAHKIYPIDKMKEVVKFLINRYSAQIIFFYSADQKDEIQKIHKEIGDFKNIFSSIETPTIKNLVPFLENCDYYIGNEGGARHLAQGVGIPTLAIFSPSADLKEWLPFPSEKNMGISPIDMLEKNALSLDDFNKMNPEEQFSLIDIETIKEMSDELIEKNKRK, encoded by the coding sequence GTGTTTAGTCAAAATGACAATATAAATATCTTAGTTATAAGATTTAAAAGAATAGGAGATGCTATTTTAAGTTTACCTCTATGTCATTCATTAAAATTAACTTTTCCTAATTCAAAAGTAGACTTTGTTCTATATGAAGATGTTGCTCCACTTTTTGAAGGCCACCCTTATATAGATAATGTTATCACTATAACTAAAGAAGAACAAAAAAATCCTTTTAAATATATAAAGAAAGTTTATAATGTTACAAGAAAAAAATATGATATTATTATTGATATTATGTCCACTCCTAAAAGTGAGTTATTTTGTATGTTTTCAAGAAAAACTCCTTTTAGAATAGGTAGATATAAAAAGAAAAGAGGATTTTTCTATAATTATAAGATGAAAGAAAAAGAATCTTTAAATAAGGTAGATAAATTTTTAAATCAACTTCTTCCTCCATTTGAAGAAGTAGGTTTTGATGTAAAAAAAGACTATGATTTTAAATTTTTCGCAGAAAAAAAAGAAAAAGAAAAATATAAGCAAAAAATGTTGGAAACAGGGGTAGATTTTTCTAAACCTGTTATTGCTTTTTCAATTTATTCAAGAGTAGCTCACAAAATTTATCCTATTGATAAAATGAAAGAAGTTGTAAAGTTTCTAATTAATAGGTATAGTGCTCAAATAATATTTTTCTATTCAGCAGATCAAAAAGATGAAATACAAAAAATTCATAAAGAAATAGGAGATTTTAAGAATATTTTTTCTTCAATTGAAACACCTACAATAAAAAATTTAGTGCCATTTTTAGAAAATTGTGATTACTATATAGGAAATGAAGGAGGAGCTAGACACTTAGCACAAGGAGTTGGAATACCAACATTGGCTATTTTTAGTCCAAGCGCAGACCTAAAAGAGTGGCTTCCTTTCCCAAGTGAAAAAAATATGGGAATATCACCTATTGATATGCTAGAAAAAAATGCTCTTTCACTTGATGATTTTAATAAGATGAATCCAGAAGAACAATTTTCTTTAATAGACATTGAAACAATCAAAGAAATGTCTGATGAATTGATTGAAAAAAATAAAAGGAAGTAA